A region of the Candidatus Methylomirabilota bacterium genome:
CGCGCGCGACGCGCAGCACCGCGGCGGCGTCCCAGGGCGCCTTGGCGACGAAGTGGTGCATCGATTGGTGGCGGGCGCGGACATGCCGCGGATCGACGCGCGCCGCCATCGGCTCGATGCTCTTGCGCTCCCCCGGCAGGCACAGCCCGGTGACGTACGCGCGCAGCGGCTCATGGCGATCCCGGTGGCCGAGGGCGGTGGCGAGGTGGTCCACATAGGTAGCGAAGCGGTGGGCCCGTGCCGTCTCGGAGGTAGGCATACGTCCAGCTTGCCAGGATACCCCGCGATTCCCCTAACTTTCCTAA
Encoded here:
- a CDS encoding transposase, whose translation is MPTSETARAHRFATYVDHLATALGHRDRHEPLRAYVTGLCLPGERKSIEPMAARVDPRHVRARHQSMHHFVAKAPWDAAAVLRVARDWVLGPMARHGRVAAWIVDDTGFPKKGQHSVGVARQYCGVLGKQDNCQVAVSVSVANEAVSLPVTYRLY